The proteins below are encoded in one region of Ascochyta rabiei chromosome 9, complete sequence:
- a CDS encoding E2 ubiquitin-conjugating enzyme: protein MPRRQFVADLAAAVEGASVAGISDIQSGADDGEFTFMCLADDHKLNVSVLIPELSDYPSSHICMIFGPDNAPARVSSTLADISATGKTVQQILELVSRKLESTDKDGDQQMLNSQQLEGWEDGLEDDDDEEYEEDYFPGDEDMLPKPFSNGHQSSIPGTFTEPSADFRQRIRRDLWAAKSNGYKVGHLGGLMDGLGCYVSLSVRITKLGISEEAMQAWQVEPTDYLIAIFYYPAGYKSIDDLRSYDASQAQRNFGTRIGISESYKPSLQEAVQAFTVLSKEDEKRREEAQQADSQQQTLVQSGFRPSFISRPLNELLAQRFHMLLKYRHAGMPWNGAELFYNEQILWPMSKHSEGSEDKYYAPEEVSTAYPSLITADHIQQSTDAEHSLPLVGMQFVLRHFVRCTEFCLICFSKMADDLQAIKPYVCDNPLCLYQYMSLGFGPSIEHEVLSQPKVVDLLVSFCYSSARQSRLEDFPAGLALLVPPAVSYEQDYPLSSSYRGSMMQPQSDLGSSRTSSGHVPTPLEMKLNLDNREMMFEDMTKPCPVKGNEWITLRFDDDPSKALHCRIVDASYYPSVKVSEPFEPAVPDAASGTPHRYGYLQPAPQTPISKPAPKASHNTGEFRPAKFQIYNQNFDDLPEQNKRQVICALLDLLPPIKDLRQYLIRKAQSSLSAWTDRLSPAALGLLRWIIASNRACILQVESDDDAATGRKAEDRLYGMSQWAQFRFAMGAPDKERRFVQSVRDVSKRLRLKHPTLFAWHGSPLHNWHSIIREGLHFNETHHGRAFGHGVYHSLEIGTSLGYSGYGGVGITWPNSELKIQQSLALNEIVNAPQEFISRSPHLVVSQLDWIQTRYLFVSSAGTQQATSALDKGSLPLEILEQDPTVTPMGSDGKLVIPIRAIAGSRRPKSLNTTHNKRQKAGGTSKYDAIEIEDDDAASVTTLDEDMVIFESDSPSIEQFVELLPTPNFAKDGKGKSKVGGLFNKPGGLKPSKSLTDYVPGILDYDTLPMLQQPAWASSTATKCLMRDFKALIKTQNEQPLHELGWHIDEDRTENMYQWIVELHSFDPTLPLAQDMKKRGVKSVVLELRFGKDYPMVPPFVRVIRPRFLTFAAGGGGHVTAGGAMCMELLTNDGWSAVSSIESVLVQVRMAITSLESKPARLESGGCNNYGVGEAVDAYIRACAMHGWTVPTGFKELAYGGAGPSSHLG from the exons ATGCCTCGCAGGCAGTTCGTGGCTGACCTGGCAGCTGCCGTAGAGGGCGCCTCGGTCGCCGGCATCTCAGACATTCAGTCTGGCGCTGACGATGGCGAATTTACCTTCATGTGCCTTGCAGACGACCACAAGCTCAACGTATCAGTCTTGATTCCTG AGCTTTCTGACTATCCCTCTAGCCACATTTGCATGATCTTCGGTCCAGACAATGCTCCTGCTAGAGTGTCCAGCACATTGGCTGATATCTCCGCAACCGGAAAGACGGTTCAGCAGATACTAGAGCTCGTTTCTCGCAAACTGGAGTCGACTGACAAAGACGGCGACCAACAGATGCTCAACTCACAGCAGCTCGAGGGTTGGGAAGATGGGTTAGAAgatgacgatgacgaagAGTACGAGGAGGATTATTTCCCGGGCGATGAAGACATGTTGCCTAAGCCCTTTAGCAATGGACACCAAAGTTCAATCCCAGGAACCTTCACTGAGCCCTCGGCTGACTTTCGACAACGTATCCGCCGAGATCTTTGGGCAGCAAAGAGCAATGGATACAAGGTCGGTCACCTGGGCGGGCTCATGGACGGTCTTGGGTGCTACGTCAGCCTTTCCGTCCGCATCACGAAGCTCGGTATCTCGGAGGAAGCTATGCAGGCCTGGCAGGTGGAACCTACTGATTATCTCATCGCAATATTCTACTATCCGGCTGGGTACAAGAGCATAGATGACTTACGATCATACGACGCCAGCCAGGCACAACGCAACTTCGGCACGCGCATCGGCATTTCCGAATCCTACAAGCCCTCGTTACAGGAAGCCGTGCAAGCTTTCACCGTACTCAGCAAGGAAGACGAGAAGCGTCGCGAGGAAGCTCAGCAGGCAGACTCTCAGCAACAGACTTTGGTCCAATCAGGCTTCCGCCCTTCTTTTATCTCGCGACCTCTGAATGAGCTCCTAGCGCAACGGTTCCACATGCTGCTTAAGTATCGACACGCTGGAATGCCATGGAATGGCGCTGAGTTGTTCTACAACGAACAGATACTGTGGCCCATGAGCAAGCATTCGGAAGGCTCAGAAGACAAGTATTACGCTCCTGAGGAGGTCAGCACCGCATATCCTTCCCTCATCACAGCCGATCATATCCAGCAGTCGACAGACGCAGAACACTCATTGCCGCTTGTCGGCATGCAGTTCGTTCTACGCCACTTTGTGCGTTGCACCGAGTTTTGTCTCATCTGCTTCAGTAAGATGGCCGACGACCTTCAAGCGATCAAGCCGTATGTCTGTGACAACCCGCTCTGTCTCTACCAGTACATGTCGCTAGGCTTCGGACCGAGTATCGAGCACGAGGTCCTATCTCAACCGAAAGTGGTAGATTTGCTGGTCAGCTTCTGTTACTCTAGCGCACGTCAATCTCGACTGGAAGACTTTCCTGCCGGTCTCGCCCTCTTGGTCCCTCCCGCGGTGTCTTATGAGCAAGACTACCCCCTCAGCTCTTCCTATCGAGGCAGTATGATGCAGCCTCAGTCAGATCTAGGATCGTCAAGGACATCGAGCGGACATGTACCAACTCCGTTGGAAATGAAACTGAACCTGGACAACAGAGAGATGATGTTTGAAGACATGACCAAACCTTGCCCTGTAAAAGGGAACGAGTGGATCACGCTGCGATTCGACGATGATCCGAGCAAAGCTTTGCACTGTCGTATAGTTGACGCGTCGTACTACCCTTCTGTCAAGGTATCTGAGCCTTTCGAACCGGCGGTCCCAGATGCAGCTTCAGGAACCCCTCATAGATATGGTTATCTGCAACCAGCCCCACAAACCCCAATCTCAAAGCCAGCACCCAAGGCTTCGCACAACACTGGCGAGTTTCGTCCAGCCAAGTTCCAGATCTACAACCAAAATTTCGACGATCTGCCGGAGCAAAACAAACGCCAAGTCATTTGCGCGCTCCTCGATCTACTTCCCCCTATCAAGGATCTGAGACAGTACCTCATTCGAAAAGCACAGTCTTCTCTGAGTGCATGGACAGACCGTCTGTCTCCCGCAGCCCTTGGCCTGCTGCGTTGGATCATTGCATCCAACCGAGCATGTATTCTCCAAGTTGAGTCCGATGATGATGCCGCTACGGGTCGCAAAGCCGAGGATCGACTGTACGGAATGTCACAATGGGCTCAGTTTCGATTCGCCATGGGTGCACCAGACAAAGAACGACGGTTTGTGCAGTCTGTTCGAGATGTCTCCAAGAGACTCCGCTTGAAACATCCGACCCTCTTCGCCTGGCACGGTAGCCCATTGCATAATTGGCACAGTATCATCCGCGAAGGCCTCCATTTCAATGAGACTCATCACGGACGCGCGTTCGGCCACGGCGTCTATCATTCTCTAGAAATCGGTACCAGTCTAGGCTACTCCGGCTACGGCGGAGTTGGCATCACGTGGCCAAACAGTGAACTCAAGATCCAGCAATCTCTAGCTCTGAACGAGATCGTCAACGCTCCGCAAGAGTTCATTAGCAGGAGCCCCCACCTGGTGGTATCCCAGCTTGACTGGATCCAGACTCGATATCTCTTCGTCAGCAGCGCCGGCACTCAGCAAGCAACCAGTGCATTGGACAAGGGTTCGTTACCGTTGGAAATTCTGGAGCAGGATCCTACTGTAACGCCAATGGGAAGTGATGGCAAACTTGTCATCCCCATCCGCGCGATCGCAGGTTCTCGACGTCCCAAGTCACTGAACACCACA CACAATAAGCGACAAAAGGCAGGAGGGACAAGCAAGTATGATGCTATTGAGATTGAGGATGATGACGCTGCAAGCGTCACTACGCTAGACGAGGATATGGTCATTTTCGAGAGCGACTCACCAAGCATCGAACAATTCGTCGAACTCCTCCCGACACCCAACTTTGCTAAAGACGGCAAGGGAAAGTCCAAGGTGGGTGGGCTTTTCAATAAGCCCGGCGGTTTAAAGCCATCCAAGTCTCTTACAGATTACGTACCGGGGATTTTGGACTACGATACTCTACCTATGCTTCAGCAACCGGCGTGGGCCTCTTCTACCGCAACAAAGTGTTTAATGCGCGACTTCAAGGCCCTTATCAAGACGCAGAACGAGCAACCGCTGCACGAGCTTGGCTGGCACATCGACGAAGACAGGACTGAGAATATGTACCAATGGATTGTGGAACTTCATTCTTTCGATCCTACTCTACCTTTGGCGCAGGATATGAAGAAGCGAGGCGTTAAGAGCGTTGTCCTAGAACTTCGCTTTGGGAAAGACTACCCAATGGTGCCGCCATTCGTTCGTGTCATTCGGCCCCGCTTCTTAACCTTCGCCGCTGGAGGAGGCGGCCACGTCACTGCTGGCGGTGCCATGTGCATGGAGCTTTTGACCAACGACGGCTGGAGTGCAGTTTCTTCGATTGAGTCCGTTCTGGTCCAAGTGCGCATGGCTATCACCAGCCTTGAATCAAAGCCGGCTCGTCTTGAGAGTGGAGGATGCAACAACTACGGTGTTGGTGAGGCTGTTGACGCCTACATCCGTGCCTGCGCCATGCATGGTTGGACCGTGCCCACAGGATTCAAAGAACTGGCGTACGGAGGTGCGGGTCCATCAAGCCACCTTGGCTAG
- a CDS encoding OPT super — translation MAPDRGSSPRPSTDEYERADDAGDDAPIHAGDRDYLAEQAAQPQNFTPRGVLVGLGIGVVICFSNMYFGLQTGWVSGMAMPSALIGFAYFKVVARTLKLPFTPVENVLVQSVAGSVGTMPLGCGFVGVIPALNFLLKPEEGGPLDISLWKLIVWSVGICFFGVVFAVPLRREMIIREKLKFPSGTATALLIKVLHGEKESGPTIPHTRQGGNEAGDESRGLLQDERVEARGQEQDDDDDDGDWKAKIRLLVIAFAGSALYTVASYFVPQLHDIPIFGLPLATKWLWTLNPSPAYVGQGIIMGPATTLHMLLGAIIGWGLLSPLAKHKGWAPGPVSDWTNGSKGWIVWISLAIMLADSLVSLGWLVIRPVIAITRLYYPVAKETFQSHTWRELLTFNISSSPGYTSLSDGSTSASPIAAIKKHLDSSSEPDAPPEHLISTRTTLIGLVASLVLCVVAVHVSFPGLIPFRLTLLSLVLALLLSIMGVRALGETDLNPVSGISKLTQLVFALVTPTTGPGAKNAVIINLVAGAISESAALQAGDLLQDLKCGHLIGAAPSAQFWGQMIGSGVGAVLSAVVYKLYTKVYTIPGGLFEVPTGYVWVFTARLVTGKGLPPMVGEWASGAAVIFAIGTMIRVWGTNRKQRGLSGWWIDFVPGGIAVAVGMYNTPSFTLARTVGGLISLWWRRWKGNSETPIIVLASGLILGEGLFSIVNLLLASLDVPHL, via the exons ATGGCACCAGACCGAGGATCATCACCACGGCCATCGACGGATGAGTACGAAAGAGCGGACGATGCTGGGGACGATGCGCCAATCCATGCTGGAGACCGTGACTATCTGGCGGAGCAAGCTGCACAGCCGCAGAACTTCACGCCGCGAGGCGTTCTGGTGGGCCTCGGTATTGGCGTCGTGATATGTTTTTCGAACATGTATTTCGGCCTGCAGACTGGATGGGTATCTGGCATGGCTATGCCCTCTGCTCTGATTGGGTTTGCATACTTTAAAGTTGTTGCACGCACGCTGAAGCTCCCCTTCACTCCCGTGGAGAATGTACTCGTTCAATCAGTCGCTGGATCTGTTGGCACGATGCCTTTGGGATGTGGATTTGTAGGCGTTATTCCAGCGTTGAACTTTCTGCTAAAACCGGAGGAAGGTGGTCCCTTGGATATCAGTCTTTGGAAGCTGATCGTATGGTCAGTGGGTATCTGCTTCTTTGGCGTAGTGTTCGCTGTGCCGTTGAGGAGGGAGATGATCATCAGGGAGAAGCTGAAATTCCCAAGTGGGACCGCTACCGCTCTGTTGATCAAGGTGCTACACGGCGAGAAAGAGTCAGGCCCTACTATCCCACACACCAGGCAGGGCGGGAACGAAGCAGGCGATGAATCAAGAGGACTATTGCAAGATGAGCGCGTCGAAGCAAGAGGCCAGGAacaagacgacgacgacgatgacggaGACTGGAAAGCGAAGATCCGACTCCTCGTCATCGCCTTTGCGGGCTCTGCTCTCTACACGGTTGCATCCTACTTTGTTCCCCAACTTCACGACATCCCAATCTTTGGCCTCCCTCTCGCAACCAAATGGCTATGGACCCTGAACCCATCCCCTGCCTACGTCGGTCAAGGTATCATCATGGGCCCCGCAACAACACTGCACATGCTTCTCGGCGCCATCATAGGCTGGGGTTTACTATCGCCTTTGGCAAAGCACAAAGGCTGGGCACCAGGTCCGGTATCAGACTGGACCAATGGCTCCAAGGGCTGGATAGTATGGATATCCCTCGCCATCATGCTTGCAGATTCCCTTGTCAGTCTTGGTTGGCTCGTGATCCGCCCCGTTATCGCAATCACACGCCTCTACTACCCGGTCGCAAAGGAGACATTCCAATCACATACTTGGCGCGAGCTTCTAACCTTCAACATCTCTTCTAGCCCAGGATACACCTCCCTCTCGGATGGCAGCACGTCCGCTAGCCCCATTGCCGCCATCAAAAAGCACCTCGACTCCTCCTCCGAGCCGGACGCACCACCCGAACATCTCATCTCCACCCGTACGACGCTCATCGGCCTTGTCGCCTCCCTCGTCCTCTGCGTAGTCGCCGTCCACGTCTCCTTTCCCGGTCTTATCCCCTTCCGCCTAACCCTCCTTTCTCTCGTCCTCGCGCTCCTACTGAGCATCATGGGTGTCCGCGCGTTAGGCGAAACCGACCTGAACCCTGTGTCTGGCATCTCGAAGCTGACACAGCTCGTATTCGCACTCGTCACACCGACGACTGGCCCTGGTGCGAAGAACGCCGTCATCATCAACCTCGTTGCCGGCGCCATCAGTGAAAGCGCGGCACTACAAGCCGGCGACTTGTTGCAGGATCTCAAGTGTGGACATCTCATTGGCGCAGCGCCGAGTGCGCAATTCTGGGGTCAGATGATTGGGAGTGGCGTCGGTGCTGTGCTGTCTGCGGTTGTCTACAAACTGTATACGAAGGTGTACACGATTCCCGGTGGACTGTTCGAAGTGCCGACGGGGTACGTGTGGGTGTTTACGGCAAGGCTCGTCACAGGCAAGGGACTGCCGCCCATGGTAGGGGAGTGGGCTAGTGGAGCTGCGGTGATCTTTGCGATAGGCACAATGATTAGAGTGTGGGGAACGAACAGGAAGCAGAGAGGGCTAAGTGGGTGGTGGATCGATTTTGTGCCGGGCGGAATCGCTGTCGCTGTTG GCATGTACAACACGCCCTCATTCACCCTGGCACGCACTGTTGGCGGTCTTATCAGTCTGTGGTGGAGGCGATGGAAAGGCAACAGTGAGACGCCCATCATCGTGTTAGCCAGTGGCTTGATCTTGGGAGAAGGGCTGTTCAGCATCGTGAATCTGTTGTTGGCAAGCTTGGATGTACCCCACCTGTGA